From Pseudoalteromonas viridis, the proteins below share one genomic window:
- a CDS encoding insulinase family protein yields MNLSSLKNDWQFEHGLSLTYRHYPQYPIASISINVLGAGEYQESVYQQSHLLEHLVYMAMKPRFSNEPDVYMSAQTNLESAQYTCRLPASKVTSFINCFERATQDPDTFSSEMIKREKQAVKNELSKPVDALNKMLPLLGWAQGVQENWPAFDALDDNQLASRCQSAYVSHKIHIEVAGNLSTSEREQLILACTQLDRQLQGYQDKSVGTVTTMQANRLVVSEDKRLVGYFCDLPSGNVNTYLMMACAYHLFHAPTNLSLYHKLRFEKGHIYNLIRSYHLFDGRGQFALFAQVQPESCDEVVREVTRFFSQDGAALLDEYLPWAAKKCLSSQMLFMETLSEVTKRASQYYVNFHRSMDEADFYQYLQPGNLNTVFTDIQNNFFNQKLEVVGHD; encoded by the coding sequence GTGAATCTTAGTTCGCTAAAAAATGACTGGCAATTCGAGCATGGTTTGAGCCTAACTTATCGGCACTATCCTCAATACCCAATCGCATCTATTAGCATCAATGTGTTGGGAGCAGGGGAGTATCAAGAGTCGGTATATCAACAAAGCCACTTACTGGAACATTTGGTTTATATGGCCATGAAGCCGCGCTTTTCAAATGAACCGGATGTGTATATGAGTGCACAGACCAATTTGGAGTCGGCTCAATATACCTGTCGTCTTCCTGCCTCCAAAGTGACCAGTTTTATTAATTGCTTCGAGAGAGCGACACAAGATCCAGACACGTTCAGCAGCGAGATGATCAAACGGGAAAAGCAGGCTGTTAAGAACGAATTGAGCAAACCGGTAGATGCCTTGAACAAGATGCTGCCTCTGTTGGGGTGGGCGCAAGGTGTGCAAGAAAATTGGCCTGCATTTGATGCGCTCGATGACAATCAGCTTGCCAGTCGCTGTCAGTCAGCCTATGTCAGCCATAAAATTCATATTGAAGTGGCGGGTAATTTAAGCACCTCAGAACGAGAGCAACTCATTCTAGCGTGCACACAACTGGATAGACAACTACAAGGGTATCAGGACAAATCGGTGGGCACGGTTACCACAATGCAAGCGAATCGTTTGGTGGTGAGCGAGGATAAGCGACTAGTAGGTTACTTTTGTGACTTACCGTCTGGCAATGTTAACACCTACCTCATGATGGCTTGTGCGTATCATCTGTTTCATGCGCCAACGAATCTTAGTCTGTATCACAAATTGAGATTTGAAAAAGGTCACATTTACAATTTGATCCGTTCTTATCACTTGTTTGATGGCCGAGGTCAGTTTGCGTTGTTTGCACAGGTCCAGCCTGAATCCTGTGATGAAGTTGTGCGTGAAGTAACCCGTTTCTTCTCTCAAGATGGTGCTGCGCTGCTGGATGAGTACCTTCCCTGGGCTGCAAAAAAGTGTCTGAGCTCGCAAATGCTCTTTATGGAGACGCTGAGTGAGGTGACTAAGCGTGCTTCTCAATATTATGTCAACTTCCATCGTTCGATGGACGAAGCCGACTTTTATCAGTATTTACAGCCGGGCAATTTGAATACTGTTTTCACTGATATTCAAAATAATTTTTTCAACCAGAAGCTAGAGGTGGTCGGTCATGATTGA
- a CDS encoding ABC-2 family transporter protein — translation MFLTFLRINFQRYSYYRMSLFLDMLASAVFIIFNLAFWEVIFSKTDSFGHLTQGDIYIFLAMVELLCILEIAFFNQFGKVWDYIVTGELDKLLIQPVNPIFYLLCRTIHPWNLIKALPVVLIMAYAAYEQGVVFHISSVLVAITTVVFATLVYAFIQLTTSCLAFWLGRISLIDEVADNLHLLNKVPHVIFSNKVKWTIGLIAPLGLATTDAMLFIKEMDGQAVAISLGIMACSLALWAGLFATLWHFGRCRYNSYGG, via the coding sequence ATGTTTCTGACTTTTTTAAGGATTAATTTCCAAAGATATAGTTATTATCGCATGTCACTGTTTTTGGATATGTTGGCATCAGCTGTATTTATTATTTTCAACCTAGCTTTTTGGGAGGTGATTTTCTCAAAAACAGATAGCTTTGGTCATTTGACACAAGGCGACATTTATATCTTTCTAGCTATGGTTGAGCTGCTATGTATATTAGAAATTGCGTTTTTTAATCAGTTTGGCAAGGTCTGGGATTATATTGTCACCGGTGAGCTCGACAAACTACTAATTCAACCAGTAAACCCTATTTTCTATTTGTTATGCAGAACCATACATCCATGGAATTTAATTAAGGCACTTCCAGTCGTTTTGATTATGGCTTATGCCGCCTATGAGCAGGGCGTTGTGTTTCATATTTCCAGTGTACTGGTTGCCATTACAACGGTCGTTTTTGCGACATTGGTGTATGCCTTCATCCAATTGACAACCAGTTGCCTGGCATTTTGGCTGGGAAGAATTTCGCTCATTGATGAAGTTGCAGATAACTTACACCTGCTGAATAAGGTTCCCCATGTGATCTTTTCTAACAAGGTTAAGTGGACGATTGGCCTGATTGCCCCGCTGGGTTTAGCAACAACCGACGCCATGCTGTTTATTAAAGAGATGGATGGCCAGGCCGTTGCTATCAGTCTGGGTATTATGGCCTGCTCGCTGGCGCTTTGGGCGGGGTTATTTGCCACGCTCTGGCACTTTGGTCGCTGTCGTTACAATAGCTATGGAGGATAA
- a CDS encoding ABC-2 family transporter protein, which produces MGSFISLLRLQLRQFTAFRFDTFTKLAGYPLQLGMMVLLWGFLEELGTGFDTQAIIAYYAIIFVCQKQYPFVRLSFDVQVKIFKGDIFRNYVKPIPLINELFAKFCVQAMFYLLIALPLALLVVMQVSDVTLTVPRVLGFFVLCMGSAVLCFLLWYMVGLTAFFTVMNRGAIQLFNIIQDFAKGAIIPLSLLPEAWNGVLAMTPFPHMAHTSAAYLTQIEPMSFWYAFLMQWVWIGITYVCCAALWHKGVQRDNLSLV; this is translated from the coding sequence ATGGGTTCATTCATTAGCCTACTTAGGCTACAGCTTCGCCAATTTACGGCATTCAGATTTGACACGTTTACTAAGCTGGCTGGATATCCTTTGCAACTGGGCATGATGGTGCTGCTGTGGGGATTCCTGGAAGAGCTGGGAACCGGATTTGATACACAGGCCATCATTGCTTATTACGCCATTATCTTTGTGTGTCAGAAACAGTACCCATTTGTCAGGTTATCATTTGATGTCCAAGTGAAAATTTTCAAAGGCGACATTTTCAGAAACTATGTGAAGCCCATTCCGCTTATTAATGAGCTATTCGCCAAGTTTTGTGTGCAAGCAATGTTTTACCTTCTGATTGCACTGCCTCTGGCCTTGCTGGTGGTGATGCAGGTATCTGACGTCACATTAACAGTGCCTCGTGTGTTGGGATTTTTTGTACTGTGCATGGGGTCTGCGGTGCTGTGTTTTTTACTCTGGTACATGGTCGGCCTGACAGCATTCTTTACCGTCATGAACCGAGGTGCCATTCAGCTGTTTAACATTATTCAAGATTTTGCAAAAGGCGCGATTATTCCCTTGTCGCTGCTGCCAGAAGCCTGGAACGGCGTACTCGCGATGACCCCGTTCCCGCATATGGCACATACTTCTGCTGCATATCTAACGCAAATTGAACCAATGAGTTTCTGGTATGCGTTCTTGATGCAGTGGGTCTGGATAGGGATTACCTACGTATGTTGTGCCGCTTTATGGCACAAAGGCGTGCAGCGCGACAACCTGAGCTTAGTGTAG
- a CDS encoding S8 family serine peptidase produces MLQPKIAVLDTGIDLAHLTINTDNLSSVLVSEKAQTPGQHAALVINIIGTVCPDAKIQHVGIMGPNGNANGLDLYRGLKWCLGQDDIDVICLSLCYRNQAPIPEIENLLTELQDKGVVIIASRHNDFPGESAYPADCDTTIGVDQLDGLKLGKYKILDDDHKILGMNGHGIITQLGKQKVSLDGNSFSAPILAARIANSRVQGKCYSLNDTWQVLAS; encoded by the coding sequence ATGTTGCAGCCTAAAATCGCCGTACTGGATACGGGCATTGATCTTGCCCATCTAACGATAAATACCGACAACCTGAGCAGTGTACTGGTTTCAGAGAAGGCACAGACGCCGGGTCAGCATGCTGCATTGGTGATCAATATCATTGGCACTGTGTGTCCTGACGCCAAAATTCAGCATGTTGGGATCATGGGTCCTAATGGTAATGCGAATGGCCTGGATCTCTATCGCGGCTTAAAATGGTGTTTAGGTCAGGATGACATTGATGTGATTTGTTTGAGCTTATGCTACAGAAACCAAGCACCAATACCAGAAATCGAAAACTTGCTCACGGAACTTCAGGACAAAGGGGTTGTGATCATTGCGAGCAGACACAATGACTTTCCTGGCGAAAGTGCTTACCCTGCAGACTGTGATACAACCATTGGGGTAGACCAGCTTGACGGTTTAAAACTGGGTAAGTACAAGATCCTAGATGATGACCATAAAATTCTTGGTATGAATGGGCATGGTATTATTACCCAGCTGGGCAAGCAAAAAGTCTCTCTGGATGGCAACAGCTTTTCAGCGCCTATTCTGGCTGCGCGGATCGCAAACAGTCGAGTCCAGGGAAAATGCTATAGCCTGAACGACACCTGGCAAGTGCTTGCCAGTTAA
- a CDS encoding PEP/pyruvate-binding domain-containing protein, with protein sequence MEHIGGKASSMVELSDAGIQVPPYKVVDGALQAEFIALNGLKPVIEAAFQAGENAFLAATKTLQKKCTMPKRAKQLWLEVHAEFPSLSSSGIVRSSAACEDGAQLSFAGMFDSLPFDISNADSFYKTLISVWLSPFKPHVLSYLKLSKHEHLIKTLDSSMGLLIQPMMRSSSAGVGFAVDPLSGKEQLTVKAVRGNGEALNTFGICQSEYREEDGKLNLSTLELQKIMLMRTDDSTLSAGSAVSMDGQEWTVATRYQPHLHIARVPKPLYTTPCLNNEHRTQLYQQFQHMLAHYGERSFEFEWLVDGDSVYIVQARPITAVQDAHDGVALSGDLVPIVHGDVEGEVIEWRPGLTKEQVQNKVIVTYQMDYDLIAVLDEVEGIITQVGDSHAHAAIICRELGVSVYKCAHTNKLKNGQQIAIKGGVWDVAA encoded by the coding sequence ATGGAACATATAGGAGGAAAAGCCAGTAGCATGGTGGAGCTGTCTGACGCAGGAATACAGGTACCACCGTATAAAGTTGTGGACGGGGCGCTGCAAGCTGAATTTATTGCGCTGAATGGCCTGAAACCGGTAATCGAAGCTGCATTTCAGGCTGGCGAAAATGCGTTTTTGGCAGCAACGAAAACACTACAAAAAAAATGCACTATGCCAAAGCGAGCAAAACAACTTTGGCTGGAAGTTCATGCTGAATTTCCGTCTCTGTCCAGCTCAGGTATTGTACGCTCATCTGCAGCTTGTGAAGATGGCGCGCAGTTGTCATTCGCTGGTATGTTCGATAGCTTGCCATTCGATATCAGCAATGCTGACTCGTTTTATAAAACGCTGATATCTGTATGGTTATCACCTTTCAAACCTCATGTGCTGAGCTATCTTAAGCTGAGCAAGCATGAGCATCTGATAAAAACGCTAGACAGCTCAATGGGGCTATTAATTCAGCCAATGATGCGCTCTAGTTCTGCTGGGGTTGGTTTCGCTGTTGATCCACTGTCTGGCAAAGAACAATTGACAGTCAAAGCGGTACGCGGGAATGGTGAAGCGCTTAATACATTTGGTATTTGCCAGTCTGAATATCGCGAAGAAGATGGCAAGCTGAACCTGAGTACGTTGGAGCTGCAAAAAATTATGCTGATGCGTACAGACGACAGTACGCTTTCGGCTGGCAGTGCTGTCAGTATGGATGGTCAGGAGTGGACCGTGGCCACACGTTATCAGCCCCATTTGCATATAGCGCGTGTACCAAAACCGCTTTACACCACCCCTTGCCTGAACAATGAACACCGAACACAGCTGTACCAGCAATTTCAGCATATGTTAGCGCATTATGGAGAGCGCAGTTTTGAATTTGAGTGGTTGGTCGACGGAGACTCTGTATATATCGTGCAGGCCAGGCCGATCACCGCGGTACAGGACGCGCATGACGGTGTGGCCTTGAGTGGGGATTTAGTACCCATAGTGCATGGTGATGTAGAAGGTGAGGTCATTGAATGGCGTCCTGGTCTTACTAAAGAACAGGTACAAAATAAAGTGATAGTAACTTATCAAATGGATTACGACCTGATTGCAGTATTGGATGAGGTGGAGGGAATTATTACCCAGGTTGGTGATTCGCACGCCCATGCTGCCATCATTTGCCGCGAATTGGGTGTGAGCGTGTACAAATGTGCCCACACCAACAAACTCAAAAATGGTCAACAGATTGCAATAAAAGGAGGGGTTTGGGATGTTGCAGCCTAA
- a CDS encoding ATP-binding cassette domain-containing protein — MQPKERKKRIVDSVSFNIGANEKVSLLGHNGCGKSTMMKMLSGIIKPTEGSISINGLDPFRNRKKLYEFTGVLFAQKSFLYPDLSVKDCLDLYSGIHKQSKSQFHKRLTMLDDYLEIGRFQDQPVRTLSFGQRMRGEIASALIHDPSVVFLDEPTVGLDLETRNKFNALLKDSGILNDKAVIIVTHDLPVVRDFTDRTIVMAQGKVQKVLQKAELEQLTTKVSYQIKTESKVQASLLDSINQHPALLAADRIGEQQLELKFKANTGESTVQSLISQVCNKSGVNFCERKESLDFSSIYLSDVSQSA; from the coding sequence ATTCAACCCAAAGAAAGAAAAAAAAGAATAGTTGATAGTGTAAGCTTTAATATTGGTGCCAACGAAAAAGTCAGCTTGTTAGGCCATAATGGTTGCGGAAAGTCAACAATGATGAAAATGCTGTCCGGTATTATAAAACCAACCGAGGGCAGTATTTCAATTAATGGACTGGATCCATTTAGAAATCGCAAGAAGTTATACGAATTTACAGGCGTACTTTTTGCGCAAAAATCCTTTTTATACCCAGATCTCTCAGTAAAAGATTGCTTAGATTTATACTCAGGGATCCATAAACAATCAAAGTCCCAGTTTCATAAGCGCCTGACTATGCTGGATGACTATCTGGAGATTGGCCGCTTCCAGGATCAACCCGTCAGAACCTTGTCATTTGGGCAACGTATGCGCGGTGAGATTGCTAGCGCCTTGATCCATGATCCATCTGTTGTTTTTCTGGATGAACCAACGGTCGGGTTGGATCTGGAAACGCGTAACAAATTTAATGCATTGCTAAAAGACAGCGGAATTCTCAATGATAAGGCTGTGATCATCGTAACTCATGATCTGCCGGTGGTCAGAGACTTTACTGATCGCACTATCGTGATGGCACAAGGGAAAGTACAAAAAGTGCTGCAAAAAGCAGAGCTGGAGCAACTGACCACTAAAGTCTCTTATCAAATTAAGACAGAGTCGAAAGTGCAGGCGTCATTGCTGGATTCAATTAACCAGCACCCGGCACTGTTAGCTGCCGACAGGATAGGCGAGCAACAGCTTGAGCTTAAGTTTAAAGCGAATACAGGTGAATCCACGGTGCAATCGCTGATCAGCCAGGTATGTAATAAAAGCGGTGTTAATTTCTGTGAGAGAAAAGAGTCTCTGGATTTTTCATCTATATACCTAAGTGATGTATCGCAAAGCGCGTAG